TGCTGCCCGCGACCTGGATGTACGTGGTGGCCGGCGACCGGCTGCGGACCACGGCGGACGTACCCCGCACCGAGGTCGCGGTCGTCTTCGGTGCGGGTCTGTGGGACGGCGAGCCGTCGCCGTATCTCGCGCACCGGCTCGACGCGGCGGCCGAGCTGTACCGCGAGGGCCGTATCGAGGTCGTCCTCGTCACCGGCGACAACAGCCGCGAGGACTATGACGAGCCCGACGCGATGCGCACCTATCTGACCCGGCGGGGCGTGCCGGACGTGCGCATTGTGAGTGACTACGCGGGGTTCGACACCTGGGACTCCTGTGTCCGCGCGAAGAAGATCTTCGGGGTGGACCGGGCTGTGTTGATCAGTCAGGGCTTCCATATCCGGCGGGCGGTCGCGCTGTGCCAGGAGGCGGGGGTGTCGTCGTACGGCGTCGGGGTGGACGCTGTGCACGACGCGACCTGGTACTACGGCGGTGTCCGGGAGCTGATCGCCGCCGGGAAGGCCGCTGTGGACGCGGTGTTCGAGCCGGACCCCCGGTTCCTCGGACCGCGGGAACCGGGGGTGGCTCGGGCGCTCGCTAGCGCCCGGTGAAGTGCGGGGCGCGTTTCTCCAGGAACGCGCCCATGCCCTCCTTCTGGTCCGCGGTCGCGAACAGGGCGTGGAACACCCGGCGTTCGAAGCGGATGCCGTCTCGCAGGCCGGTCTCCAGGGCCTGGTTCACGCATTCACGGGCCGCGGTGACCGCCGCGCGGCCGTACGAGGCGATGGTCGCCGCCGCTTCGAGGGCCTCCGGCAGGACCCGGTCGTCGGGTACGACGCGGGAGACGAGACCGCAGCGTCCAGCCTCCCGTGCGTCCATGGTGCGACCGGTGAGGATCAGGTCCATCGCCTTGGCCTTGCCGACCAGCCGGGTCAGGCGCTGGGTGCCGCCGATGCCCGGGATCACCCCGAGCTTGATCTCCGGCTGGCCGAACACCGCCGACTCGCCCGCGATGACGAGGTCACACATCATCGCCAGCTCACAACCGCCGCCCAGGGCATGTCCGTTGACGGCGGCGATCTTCGGCGTACGGAGGTCGGCGAAGTCCTCCCACGCGGAGAAGTAGTCCTCCGCCGCCATCTCCGCGGCCGACTTCCCCGCCATCTCCTTGATGTCGGCGCCGGCGGCGAACACCTTCTCCGAGCCGGTGACGACGAAGCAGCCGACCTCGGGGTCCGCGTCCAAGGAGCGCAGGGTGTCGAGGAGTTCGGTCAGCAGCTCGGTGTTCAGTGCGTTGAGCACGTGCGGCCGGTGCAGTCGGACGGTCACCACTCGGGCGTGCTGTTCGACTTTCAGGTTTCTCATGGGATCTCCCTTCAAGGGATTCTGTGTTGACGAGTCGTCTACGAGTCCCAGATCGCTCCGTACGCCGGAATCCCGCGCCGCTCCAGCCCGTGTACGACCTGCCAGGTGAGCTTCTTGTTGGAGATGCAGATCACCGCCTCGGCACCGAAGTCGCGGTACGCGGCGTACGCGAGGCGCACCATGTCGGGCTTGCCGTGCCGGGAGGTGTCCCATATGAGGGCGTCGGGCTGGACGGCGAGGATCTCGTCGACGAGGGCGTCGCCGTACGTCGTGCGGGGATCGCGGGTCGCCCAGACCAGGCGGGAGGGGACCTCGGCGGCGAGGAGATGGGGCAGGCAGGGGCCGATGCCGCTGCCGGTCGCGACGTAGATCACCTTCTTGAACAGGACCTCGATGTTGGCGACGCCTGCCGTGGTGATGCCCTTCACCCACACCCTGGGCGGCAGGTCGTCGATGAACGAGCCCGTCCAGTCGCCGGCCCGCGAGATGGTGAGCCGGAAGCCGGGCTCGCCGGGGGCCGGGACGTTGGCGAAGGAGTGCCATTCCCGTAGCGGGCTGCGGCTGATCGCGGTCGAGGAGCCCGCGAAGGGGGTCTCGCCGTGGTCGAAGCGGGCCAGTACGACGTGGCGGGAGGGGCGTTCGAGACGGACGGCGACCCTGCGGAGCCGTAGCCAGGGCAGGGCGACGCTGAAGGTGACGACCGCGAGGACGGTGACGGGTACCGGCCCGGGGGTCGACATGAGCGTGTGCGTCCAGAAGAGGGCCAGGGCGGTCCAGCCGCCGAAGCGGTGGATCTTCTCGAAGTGGTCGTGGTGGCGGGAGCGGAAGGGCGGCAGGGCGGTGGCGACGATGACGGTGAGGAGGGCGATCAGGGTCCAGCTCACGGTCCTGAGCGGCGCACTGGCCGGCCCATGGGTCGTCCTGATCGTGAGCGCCAGGAACCAGCCCGCCCCCGCCAGCGCCCCGCCCATATGCAGCCCGCCGAAGTGGTACACCTTCCCCAGTGTCCAGCGGATCTTCAGCGGCCAGTTCGTCGGCGCCCAGGTCGCCAGCCGGAAGAAGAGGTTGATGACGTACTGCTGTCGTACGAGGACGGCGAGCGCGAGGTTGGCGAGGGCCGCGTGGCCGAAGGTCTCGGTCGACAGGGGCCAACGGGCGTACAGGAAGGCGAGGTTGGCCAGGATCACCAGTGCCGCGAGCCGGTTGTAGTGCATCAGGCGTGGGTGCTTGAGCAGGCGACGAGGGCCGGCGACGAGCGGGGGCAGCTCGGTGGTGTCCTGCCGTGTCCGCGGAGGTGAGGTGGTCATCGGGCCACCGCCATCCGCTCTTCGACCATCCGCAGCAGCGCCGTCTTGTCGATCTTGCCGCGGTCGGTCTCGGGGAGGAAGGGCAGGGGCAGGACCTCGTCGGGAACGCAGTAGTACGGCAGGGCGTCGGCGACGGCGCCGCGGGCGGTGTCCGGGTCGACGTCGGCGGGGCAGACGAAGGAGACCAGCGTGCGGGCGTCCCGCTTCAGGGTCACCGCGCGCCGGCAGCCCGGCACCGACTCCAGCACCGAGGACACGGAGTCGAGCTCGACGCGGAAGCCGCGCACCTTGACCTGGTCGTCGGTGCGGCCGAGGTGTTCCAGTTCGCCGTCGGAGGTCCAGCGGCCGAGGTCGCGGGTGCGGAACATACGGCGACCGCCGCCGAGGAAGGGGTCGGGGGCGTATCTCTCGGCGTTGAGCCGGTCATCGCCGAGGTATCCCGCCGAGACACAGTCACCGCCCGCCCACATCTCGCCGATCTCGCCGATGGGCAGCGGGCGGCGGGCGGCGTCGAGGACGTAGACCGTGTTGTTGGGGGTGGGCCGGCCGATGGTGAGGAGTGGGTCGGCCGGGTCGTGGCGGCGCATCGTGTTGACGATGGTCGTCTCGGTGGGGCCGCAGCAGTTGTGGAAGGCGGCGCGGGCGGCCCAGGCGTCGGCGAGCGGGCGCGGGCAGGGTTCGCCCGCCACCGCGACCGTGCGGACGCGCGGGCAGGCGGCCGGGTCGATGCCGGACAGGACGGTCGGGGTGGCGATCAGGACGTCGGCCGTACGGGCCGCCGCCGCGATGTCCTTCCCGCGGATCACGAGGGTGCCGCCATGGGCGAGGCAGCCGAGGATCTCCCAGGCGGCCATGTCGAAGGCGATGTTGAGGAGTTGGGCGACCCGGTCGCCGGGGCGGATGCCCAGGTCGCCGGGGGCGGTGAGGAGGATGTTGGCGACGTTGCGGTGGGTGACCTTCACGCCGTTGGGATGGCCGGTGGTGCCGGAGGTGAACAGGACGTAGCAGCCGTCGTCGGGGCTGATGTGCGGGCGGGGGGCGGTCGCAGGGGGCAGGGGTGTGTCCAGGGCGATCACGCGCGGGCCCCGCGGCATACGGGCCGCGTGTTCCGCGACGGTGAGGACGACGCGGGTGCGGGCGGTGCGGACGACGTGGGCGAGCTGGGCGGGGGGCGCGAGCCCGATGTCCTGGGGGACGTAGGCGGCGCCCGCCTTCAGGATGCCGAGCAGGCCGACGAGCATCGGGAGGGAGCGGCGTACGAAGAGGCCGACATGATCGCCGGGCCGTATGCCCTCGCGGGCCAGGCGGGCGGCGAGGGCGTCGGCGTGGCGGTCGAGCTCGCCGTAGGTGATCAGCGCGCCCTGGTGCTCGGCGGCGATGGCGTGCGGGGTGGCCACGGCGTGCCGTTCGACGGCGCGGTGGACGAGGGGGTCCGGGACGGGAACCGTGGGGCCGCGACCGTACTCTCGGAAAAGGTGCTGGTCATGGCGGGTTAAGTGGCGCAGGGGCATGACTGGGGTACCTCCTGGCTATTTCGCTTGACGGGCTGTTTCGATGGCAGTTGCTTGCCTTGCCGGATCCGGGATGAGCGGCGGGCATGCCCGGTATGTCGAACGCCGTACGGAGTCGCGCGAGGGCCCGACTGTAGAGGCCGGTCCTCCAACACTCAACAACCTGCGACCGGACAACTACAGTACGGAACGAGCCACATGTGGCGTCTTTCACACCAAAGCCAACTTCCGCACCGCCCGGCGGCGACTCAGAGGTGGGCTGCCGTGCGCCTCACGTCGGTCCGGCGGCGGCAGGGAGGTCGCCGTCCCGGCCGTGTAACAAAGAGCCGACCCGACCCGTAACAAGGACGAAGCATGCTGAATGACATGCAGAACTCCGCGACGCCCACGCACTGCCCGTACTGCGCCCTGCAGTGCGGGATGAATCTGACGCCGTCCCCTGACGGGACCGTCGAGGTGACCGAGCGCGCGGACTTCCCCGTGAACCGGGGTGCGCTGTGCGGCAAGGGCCGTACGGCGCCGGCGGTGCTGTCGTCGAGCGTTCGCCTGACCTCCCCGTTGGTGCGCTCCGAGGGCAAGCTCGTGCCCGCCTCCTGGGACGAGGCACTGGACCGGATCGCCGAGGAGTTGTCCCGCACGCGCACGGAACATGGTCCGGACGCGTGCGGGGTCTTCGGCGGCGGCGGACTGACGAACGAGAAGGCGTACACGCTCGGCAAGTTCGCGCGGGTGGTGCTGGGCACCTCCCAGATCGACTACAACGGGCGTTTCTGCATGTCGTCGGCGGCGGCAGCCGGGATGAAGGCGTTCGGGCTGGACCGCGGCCTCCCCTTTCCTCTGGAGGACATCCCGAAGACGGGCTGCGTGATCCTCGTCGGCTCGAACCTCGCGGAGACCATGCCGCCCTCGCTGCGGTTCTTCAGCGAGCTGCGCGAGAACGGCGGCACGCTGATCGTCATCGACCCGCGCCGCACGAAGACCGCCGAGCAGGCGGACCTGCACCTGGCACCCCGGCCGGGAACCGACCTCGCGCTCGCCCTGGGCCTGCTGCACCTGATCGTCGCCGAGGGCCGCACCGACGAGGAGTACATCCGCGAGCGTACGACCGGCTGGGAGGACGCGCGGGCCGCCGCGATGGCGCACTGGCCGGAGTACGTGGAGCGGATCACCGGCGTCCATGTACCCCAACTCCGCGAGGCCGTACGGATGTTCTGCGAGCCCGAGGCCGCGATGGTGCTGACCGCGCGTGGGCCCGAGCAGCAGTCCAAGGGCACCGACACGGTGGGCGCGTGGATCAACCTGTGCCTGGCGACCGGCCGGGCGGGCCGCCCGCTGTCCGGGTACGGCTGTCTGACCGGGCAGGGCAACGGACAGGGCGGGCGCGAACACGGCCAGAAGGCCGACCAGTTGCCCGGCTACCGCAAGCTGACCGACCCGGCGGCGCGGCAGCATGTGGCACAGGTGTGGGGCGTGGACCCGGACTCGCTACCGGGTCCGGGGCGGAGTGCGTACGAGCTGCTGGACGCGCTGGGCACGGATATTCGGGCGTTGTTGCTGATGGGGTCCAATCCGGTGGTGTCGGCGCCGCGGGCGGCGCACATCGAGGAGCGGATCAAGTCCCTTGACTTCCTTGCGGTGTGCGATGTCGTGCTGTCGGAGACGGCGGCACTCGCGGACGTCGTCCTCCCGGTCACCCAGTGGGCGGAGGAGACGGGCACGACCACCAACCTCGAGGGCAGGGTGTTGTTGCGCCGGCAGGCGATCACCCCACCCGAGGGCATCCGCAGCGACCTCGACGTCATGCACGAACTTGCCGACCGGCTCGGCGTGGAGAAGGGTTTCCCGACCGACCCCGAGGAGGTCTTCGAGGAGCTGCGCCGGGCGAGCGCGGGCGGCCCCGCGGACTACTCCGGCATCACCTACCGCAGGCTGATCGAGGAGAACGGCGTGTTCTGGCCGTGTCCGACCCCGGCGGACACTTCTGACGCCGGCGACCATCCCGGCACCCCCCGCCTCTTCCTCGACCGCTTCGCCACCGAGGACGGCCGCGCCCGCTTCGTCCCCGTCTCGCACCGGGCGATCGCGGAGGAGCCGGACGACGAGTACCCGGTGCTCCTGACGACCGGCCGGGTCGTAGCCCAGTACCAGTCCGGTGCCCAGACCCGGCGCGTGGACGAGCTGAACGCCGCGGCGCCGGGCCCGTTCGTGGAGCTGCATCCGCGGCTGGCCGAGCGGCTCGGCGCGGCGGAGGGCGACCCGGTGGCCGTGGTGTCCCGGCGGGGCAGGGCGGTGGCCCCCGCGCGGATCACGACCACGATCCGCCCGGACACGGTCTTCATGCCCTTCCACTGGTCGGGCGAGGGCCGCGCCAACACGCTGACGAACCCGGCCCTCGACCCGACCTCCCGCATGCCGGAGTTCAAGGCGTGTGCGGTTCGGTTGGAGACGGTGAAGCCGTAGTAGCCCCGGTTCAGCGCCGGGCGGCCCGCCAGTCCCCGCCCTCGATGAGCTTCCCGCGCGCCCGCAGTCGTACGGCGACTGCGGGCGCCGCGACGTAAACCCAGGCGCGTACGGCCGTCCCGTCCGCCTCCCGCGTCACATCACGCGCGACGCGCTCGTAGAGGTTGCGCGGGTCGCCGGGGGTGTACTCCTCCAACCGGTCGAGGGCGGCGAGGAGTTCGCCGTACGCCTCGGGGAGGGCGGTGACGAGTTCCCCGTACACGGCACCTTCCCCGGCATCTTCCACTTCCACGGCATACGGATATCCGGGCCCGTCGTAGAGCAGCGCGCCCGTGAGCCGTGCCGGCTCCTCGGCCCCGGTGCGCCCGCGCAGGAAGAGGTCGTGGTTGGGCTCGCCGGGACGGAGGGTGCCGTAGACGAAGAACGGAGGTCTCGGGGGTCTCACAGAAACGATTCTCTCTCCTCACACACCTCCTCAGCAGCGCCATGGACATGGCAGGTCAGCGGCCCCTTGAATCGCAGGACCGCAGAAACGATCACGCCCCCGTCCCCACGCGCCCGCCCCAGGCGCCTCCCTGAGGAGACCCATGAGCCGTATACGCATACGGACACAGACCCGGACCCGGACCCGGACCCGGAACATCCGAGGTTCCCGTCTCGCCGCGGCCGGCACGGCGGCCACCGCAGCCGCTCTGCTGGCCGCCACCCTCTCCCCCACCGCGGACGCCACCGACCAACCGACCCGAGCCAAGGCGCTGGAGCACGCGGCAGCGGCCCTCGCTCAGCACGCGACGTCCCTGGGTCTCACCTCCGCTCAGGAGACAAAGGTCCGGGACGTGATCGTCGACCCGGACGGCACGCAGCACGTCCGCTACGACCGGACGTACCGTCATCTCCCGGTACTGGGCGGCGACTTCGTAGTGCATCTTTCGCCGGACGGCACGTATCGCAGCGCGTCGCGCGCGACCCGGCAGGCAGTGGCCCTGCCGAGCGTGACACCCAAGGTGTCGGGCCCCCGGGCGGCGGACCTGGCGGCGAACGCGCTGCGGGCGGCCAACTTGGGCGAGACGCTGAAGAAGTTGACGTCGAGGCCGGAGCTGGTCGTGGACGCCCTGCACGGCGCCCCGAAGCTCGCCTGGCGGACGGACGCGACAGCTCAGGACTCCCTCGGCAGACGGGAAGTCGCTGTACGCGGGGACGGTGCCGCTGGAGACGACGGCGTCCGGATCGACGTACGCACTGAAGGACCCGACGCGCGGAAACACGTACACCGGCGACGCGGCGAACAAGACGGACCTGTGCCTGCTGACGACGATCTGCCTCAGCCGCGCCCCGTCCACGGTGTTCACGGACACCGACAACCACTGGGGCACGGGCGCGACGACCGACCGCGCGTCGGCGGCGGTGGACGCGCAGTACGGCACGGACGTCACCTGGGACTACTACAAGAACATGCACGGGCGTTCCGGTATCCGCGGCGACGGCGTGGGCTCGTACAACCGCGTGCACTACGGGACGCGGTACAACAACGCCTTCTGGGACGACAGTTGCTTCTGCATGACGTACGGGGACGGTGACGGCACGCAGCTCGGTCCGCTGGTGTCCCTGGATGTCGCCGGGCACGAGATGTCCCACGGCGTGACGTCGGCGACGGCGGCGCTGACCTACTCGGGCGAGTCGGGCGGGCTGAACGAGGCGACGTCGGACATCTTCGGGACGCTGGTGGAGTTCTACGCAGCGAATCCCTCCGACCCCGGTGACTGGCTGATCGGCGAGAAGATCGTCCGCTCGGGGCTCGGGCGGGATGCGCTGAGGTACATGGACAAGCCGTCGAAGGACGGCAACTCGGTGGACTGCTGGAGTGCTACGACCGGGACACTGGATGTCCACTACTCGTCCGGCGTCGGCAACCACTTCGCGTATCTGCTGGCGGAGGGGAGCGGGCCGAAGACGATCGGCGGGGTCGCTCATAACTCGCCTACGTGTGACGGGTCTTCGGTCACCGGGATCGGGCGGGGGAAGCTGGGGGCGATCTGGTACCGGGCGCTGACGGTGTATATGACGTCGTCGACGGATTATGCGGGGGCGCGGGGGGCTACGTTGAGGGCGGCCTCGGATCTTTACGGGGCTGGGAGTGTTGAGCACGACGCCGTAGCCGCGGCTTGGAGGGCTGTGAACGTGGGGTGAGTGTTGCGTCGGCGGCCGTTTCGTTGAGGGGAACGGAGCGGTCGCCCTACGTAGCGATGGGCCGTCAGTCGGCGGGCTTCTCGATGACCGACAGATCGATCTCGCCGTCGGCGACCATCCGCCGCGTGCGCTCCACGGCCGCGGTACGTATCCGTCGTTCGATCTCTGCGGGAGCCTCGTCATTATGGTCACCAGTTCCCACGTCCACCTGAATCACCTGCCCCAACGAAACGCGATCAAAGCGAGGGAACGAGCCTGACCACAGTCACGGTCAGCACGGATCCCGAGACGTAATAGAGCACGATGGCTCCGAGGATCGTGGCCTCGCGTCGATCGCGTTCACCTCTGACGGCTGTCGAGCCGTGCCCGTACGGGTCCTGGCCGATGGTCCGCGCCATCGCGTCCCGGAAGGCCTCGGCGTTGCGCATCTTGGTGAGGGTGTCGTCGGCAGGCGGTGCGTAGGTGATGCGGTAGCTCAAGCCGCGCCCCGCCGTTCGGCCTCGTCCGCCGCCAGCCGCGCCAGGATCGCGTCGGCTTCCGGGTCGGGTACGGCCTGCAGCATCCAGTGCCGCATCACAGCGTGGATGTCATGCACACCGGCCTCGTTGATGGCCCGGTCGAACTCCTCGCGCAGCTCGTCCGGAAGGGCCGCGCGGATGTCGGGGATGCTGTTGGGGACCTCGACCTCTACGCCATTGACGAAGGTCTTGAGTGGTTCGGCCATCGTCGCCCTCCTTTGAGACCTTAGTTCGCTGGGCTCACGGTAATCCGCCGAGGCTGCTTCCCGTACGACGTCCAGCTCGCACCACACCGACTTGCCGACGGCCCGCTCGCACACGCCCCACCGGTCGGCGACCTCCCGCACGATGAGCAGGCCTCGCCCGAACATGTCGTCGTCCGAGGCGTGGCGTGGGGTTGGCAGTAATTCCCCTTTCGGGTCGGAGACTGCGATGCGTACGGCGCGCTCGGTGAGGGTGAGTTCGACGCGGAAGAGGCGGTCGCGGAGGCATCCGTGAAGGACGGCGTTGCCGCCGAGTTCGGAGACCAATAGGGCGGCGTCGGCGGCGAGTTCGGGGTGGCCCCAGTCGGTGAGGAGGCGGTGGGCTCGGCGGCGGGCGAGGGTGACGCTTCTGGGGAACGGGATGTAGTCGAGGCGGTCGTAGTGGAGGGCGGTGGCTTCCTCCGGGCTTTCGGGGGCGATCAAGTCGCTCACCTCCGGACAGGGATGGACAGCACCAGACATCAACTGGCGCCGCTCTGCGATCAGTTCGTCACCGACAGTAGAAGAAGCCAGAAGGTGAAGCAAGTTAGTCCCGGAAAAATTAGTCCGGACATGGTTGCAGGGCAGATCGCGGACGCGCGAGACTGACCGCGCACTGAAGCCAGGAGGAATACGCCGTGACCGCCAGCCAGCCAACGTTGGGCAACAGCACATCCTCGGTACTGGGACGGCGACTGGGCGGGCAACTCCTCAAGCTGCGCACTGAGGCAGGCCTCACGCAGACGGACGCTGCCAAAGTCCTCAGCTCGTCCATCACGAAGGTCACCAAGATGGAGCGCGGCTGGGTACCCATGCGGGATCCGGACATCCGCGCGCTGTGCGAGCTTTACGGTGTGCGCGATCACGCCACCGTGGGCGGACTACTGGAGCTGGCCAAGGTCGACCGCGAGCGCCGCAAGGCCAAGGGATGGTGGGACGACCACGCGATCCACGGCGTCATGCAGGAGTACGTCTCACTGGAAAGTGCCGCGACGGCCATCAAGGCGTGGCAACCGGCCTTCATCCCCGGCCTGCTGCAAACGCCCGATTACATCCGGGCGTTGAGGCAGAGCCCGACAGCGCAGGTGACCAAAGGGCCGGAGCCGGACGAGGCGTTCGTCGCCGCTCGACTCGCTCGCCAGCGACGGCTCTCCGATGATCCGCCGCTCGCATTGCGGGCGGTGATCTACGAGGCCGCCCTCCGCAACTTCCCCGGCGGCACCGATACAGCCCGAGGTCAGCTCGAAGCACTCACCAAGCTGGCAGGGCTACCGAGCGTCAGCCTCCGGATCTTTCCCTTTAACGCCGGCACTCACCCTGGCCTCAACGGCTCGTTCAACATCATCTCGTTCGCTGCCCCCGGAGCCATGGACGTCGTCTACGTGGAAGCGCCCTTCGTCGAGCGCTGGGTGGAGGGAGGAGAGTCCGCAGCAGCCTACGATGAGCTGTTCGAAATGATTGCCGAACGCTCCCTCGAGGAGCGAGAGGCGGTGCCCTTCCTCCACAAGCTCCTCAAGGAACTGTGAGCCGTGCCCGAATTCGCGTACCGCAAGTCCAGCTTCAGTGACGAAAAGGCCGAGTGCGTCGAAGTAGCCACCAACATCCCTGCCACCGTTGCTATACGGGACTCCAAGAACCCCGGCGAAGGTTTCCTCCAACTCCGCCCCTCCACCTGGACGTTCTTCCAGACAGCTCTTCTTGAGGGACAGCTGTAGCCGCAGCCCCTCACCCACGGACCAGCGCCATGGCGACAAAAGTCGCCCCGCGTGCCAGCACAACGGGTCCCCGTGTTCACCACTGCGCAGGGCAGAGCGATCGACCGACCAACCTCACCCGCAGATTCGCCGCGCTCCTCCGCAAGGCCGGACTCCGCCGCATCCGCTTCCACGACCTCCGCCACTCCACCGCGACCTACTCCTGGAGCAGGGCGACGAACGGGTCGTAATCAAGAAACTCCTCGGCCACGCCCCACACAAAGGCGTCACCACCACCGTTTACGCCAACCTCCAGCGCGACGCCATCGACACCCTCAGCACCGCCCTCGACGGCCCTGCCAACGACGAGCCGACCCGCACCCGCGCCCCAGGCGATCCGCCGCCGTGGGAACCACCGTCCACTGACGTGCCGTCAACTACCGCCGTCACCCACCCACCACAGAAGCCCCGCCAGGGACGCACCTGGCGGGGCTTCAGATTTGCGGTCGCTCGCTCCGATTCGACCCACATCAGACACTCACGACGCGGCCCAATCGAAGTGGGAGGAACGCACTCAGCTATCCCGTTACCAGCTCACGCATTCGCGCGATCAGATCGCGAGATCCAAGATCTTCCGACAGTCGGACAAGTCCCTCGTAATACTCTTCACTAATCGACAACTCGTCCTCGTAAATCCATGAGCACATGGTGTCGAAGGCTAGGGCGAACTCTCCGGCCGCCAGAAGGTCGCGCACATCGACTGCGACCGAGGGTGCAGTGATGGGAGATTCCTCTAGCAGCTCTTCGATCTTGGCGACGTACTCTACAGCTTCCACTGCACCTCCATCAGGGATGATACGGGAAACCGGTCACAATTCGGTCCGTTGCAGGTTCATAAATGACCCTGATATTCACGCCGTCCACTACTCCTTCAACCTTCCACCGCGACGGATCCCCGTTCCTCGTGTACAGGGCTCCAGCTCGGCCTGTCTGTTGCGTCCTAACGCTGTTGGGACTGGTCGCCACATCGACAATGCCGTCAAGGATCTTGTCGGTGTCCCAGCCGCGAGGAAACACGGTCTTCCCAGGCTGTCCGGGCCACTTATGTCCGCCACCTGTTCTGTCACCGTGAATGATATGGAACTGCTCTTGCCCACCAATAAATTCGCGGCCGATGCCGGAACAGTTGCTGTTGTGAACAAGAACCGGCGTCTTCCCCGCCAGCACATAGTACGTGTGCAGGTCGTCAACGGTGAGGTTGTAGGTGGTCGCGCGGTGGGTGTAGGCACGATTGCCCGTGACGGTGACGTAGTCGCCGTCGTCGGTGAGAAGGGTCATGCCAGCGGCGAGGTCACCGGCCTCGATCCAGTCGTCCTCGGATGGTGACCAGAATGGATGCTCGTGGGTCGCTGTCAGCTCTTCGACGCCGTCTTGCGTGGCGATTGAGAGGGTGTTGAAGTGCTTGTCGTCCTCGGTAACGATGCGGCGGGTTACCTTGCGTGGGCCGGTCTCGCCCGTTTCAGGGTCGGTGGTCTGGACCTCGTCGCCCACCCCGATATCCTCGATGTCCTCGGTTGTACCGTCGGCCATGAGTACGTCTGTTCCGGCGAGGAAGCACTTGCAGTTGGTGACCGCCCTCTTCGTTCCCTTTAGGGCGTCCGCGGCGTTGTCTACCTGATTGGGTATCTTGGCGAGATCGCCGAAGGGAAGGAAACCAACGACCCCCAATGTGACGCCGAGTGTGTCGCCGCTGCTCGCCGAACGCTTCACGTCGTGAAGGTCACATGCTGCTCCTGCAATGGGTATCCAACCGCAGAGGGCCAGTCCCACTTCCTGCACAACAGGTGAGATAACCGGTGTTTCTCGGAGCAGGGCGACGTATGCTCTCACTTCCTCTTGATCTTCTGGGCCGAATTGAAGGGGCGGTGCGAGATTGACACCACAGCACCAGGAGCGATTCGTGCCTGCGATGTTGCCGTTGGCCGTGCCCCCGCTGTTTCCGCCTCCGCCTCCGTAGTCGCAGGTGTAGTAGCAGCCACCGGGGCCGGTTCCGCCAGGGGGAATGCCGGGTGTCGAACTCTGGCCGCCGCCACCGCCGCCAGGGCGGGGTTCGTTGTGGCCCGTTCCGTCGTCGAGCCACAGGCCCGTGGGGTCGCTGAAGGTGGCCGGGTTGTTTCCGGCGTAGCTGTAGCCGTTGAGGGTTTGGTGGCGGTCGGGGGTGAGGAGTGGGTCGACGCTGATGAACTGGCCCGTTTTCGGGTCGTATTCGCGGGCGCCGATGTGGGTGAGGCCGGTGGTGGTGTCCTGGGGTTTGCCGAGGAAGCCCTTGTCGTCCGGCCACGGGCCGAAGAGCGTGGTGCCTCGGGGAGCGCCGAATGGTGT
This genomic window from Streptomyces sp. DG2A-72 contains:
- a CDS encoding MafI family immunity protein; this translates as MEAVEYVAKIEELLEESPITAPSVAVDVRDLLAAGEFALAFDTMCSWIYEDELSISEEYYEGLVRLSEDLGSRDLIARMRELVTG
- a CDS encoding DUF397 domain-containing protein; amino-acid sequence: MPEFAYRKSSFSDEKAECVEVATNIPATVAIRDSKNPGEGFLQLRPSTWTFFQTALLEGQL